From the genome of Nicotiana sylvestris chromosome 2, ASM39365v2, whole genome shotgun sequence, one region includes:
- the LOC138884912 gene encoding uncharacterized protein, translated as MNGAVEAANKNIKKTLRKKVENHKQWHEKLLFSLLGYRTTICTSTEETPYLLVYGTEAVIPEAELSDAKWIRSRSEQLALIDEKKINTVCHCQLCQNGMSRAFNRRVKSRPFALGQLVLKKIFPYQDEAKGKFPPNWRGPYMVHRVLT; from the coding sequence atgaatggagctgtagaagccgccaacaaaaatatcaagaaaacactAAGGAAGaaggtagaaaaccacaaacaatggcacgagaagctactcttttctttgttgggataccgcactacaatTTGCACATCAACCGAGGAAACTCCTTacttactggtttatggtaccgaagctgtcatacctgaagctgaactcagcgacgcaaaatggataaggagccgctctgagcaattggcccttatagatgaaaaaaaaattaacacaGTATGTCACTGTCAACTTTGTCAGAAcggaatgtccagagctttcaacagaAGGGTCAAATCAAGACCGTTTGCACTAGgacagctggtgctgaagaagatcttcccatatcaagatgaagccaaagggaaattcccTCCCAACTGGCGAGGTCCTtatatggttcacagggtgctaacatga
- the LOC138884913 gene encoding uncharacterized protein, giving the protein MEFRHVPSIQNEIFDALATLSSMIQHPDKNFINPILVRVHNQLAYYGHVEEETDGKPWFRDIKEYLAKGEYPEHANHTQKCILRRLSNYFFHNGGNLYRRTIDLRLLRCVDAKEASNLLEEIHPGTCGSHMNGFVLAKNIPRAGYFWMTIETD; this is encoded by the coding sequence atggaGTTTCGGCATGTTCCTAGCATTCAGAACGAGATTtttgatgctttggccaccttgtcatccatgatacaacacccagatAAAAATTTCATTAATCCCATCCTAGTGAGAGTTCATAATCAACTGGCTTACTATGGTCATGTCGAGGAAGAgacggatggaaaaccttggttccgtgacatcaaggagtacttagcAAAAGGGGAATACCCAGAGCATGCGAACCATACTCAAAAATGCatactccggagattgtccaattacttcttccacaacggaggaaacttgtatagaagaactaTTGATTTgagattgctaagatgtgtcgatgcaaaagaggcttctaatctacttgaggagatacatccTGGGACCTGCGGctcgcatatgaatggttttgtcttggccaaaAATATAcctagggccggttacttttggatgactatagagACAGATTGa